The Ovis aries strain OAR_USU_Benz2616 breed Rambouillet chromosome 2, ARS-UI_Ramb_v3.0, whole genome shotgun sequence nucleotide sequence CTGCGCCGGGAGAAGCCGCTGCCGGAGGTGGCCACGCTCACGCTGCGGACCTTGAGGGCGCGGCGGTCCGACTCGGCCGAGAAGTTCTCCCGCCCGAGCGCCTCCACCACGTCGGGCTCCAGGCCGCAGTACCGGAAGAAAGTGTCCGATTCGGCCAAGGACGCGGAGTAGCGCGAGCTGAGGTCCGACTGCGAGCGCTGCAGCCCCCGGCGCCTCGCCCCCAGCAGCTCCGCGCCGCGGGGCGCAGCCGAGACCCCGGGGGGCGTCCCGACGGACCCGGCGGGCGCGGGGGGCGTGGAGGGGCCAGGCTCGGCCCGGGCGGCCCCCTGGGCCCTGACCCCCGACTCCGCTCCCACCCGGGCAGCGCCGGGAGGCTCGGGCGTCTTGTCCTTGCTCGGCCCCTGGAAGAGCTTCTTCACCAGGCTTGCCCTGGGGCTGTCGGCTCCCGACGCGCGGGCGAACTCGCACTTCTGACGGTAGATGACCAGCGAGTCCGGCCTCAGCGGCTTCCGCGCTACAGCCCTGCGCACCCCGGGCCCCGGGACGCACGCCTGCCCTCCGGTCGCCTCGGGGCTGCTGCCCCCGCCAGCCGGGCCTGGGCCGGCCCCGGGCGGGCCGCGCACGTACTTGGCGCGGTCGGCCGCCAGCCTCTCCACCGCGCTCCTGCGAGCCGGCCCAGCCGCGTCCGGGGCCGCGGGGGTCCCGGAGTCTCGAGACCAGAGCCGCGCGCTCACGGGCGCGTCCAGAGCGCGCATCCTCCAGGCCCGGCCCGCCGCGGAGACGCTCTCGGGCTGCGCGCGGTCGTCCGCGGACCAGCTCCGGAGTCGGTTCCGTGTGAGCAGCGGCGCCCCGGGGCCCGGCCGCCCGGGGCGGGGGCAGAGTCCGCTCGGACCGGCGCACCGCCCGCCGGGCCCGCCCCTCCCGGCCCGCCCTCTCTCGCGCCGGGCCCGCCAGCCCGTTCCGGGTCCCGCCGGGGCTTCGCGCGGCCCCGCTCCGGGGTCAGGGCCGAGCCCCGCGCGCGCGCAGGgcagaggggcggggaggggccgcGCCGGTGCGGGCCCGC carries:
- the FAM110C gene encoding protein FAM110C, producing the protein MRALDAPVSARLWSRDSGTPAAPDAAGPARRSAVERLAADRAKYVRGPPGAGPGPAGGGSSPEATGGQACVPGPGVRRAVARKPLRPDSLVIYRQKCEFARASGADSPRASLVKKLFQGPSKDKTPEPPGAARVGAESGVRAQGAARAEPGPSTPPAPAGSVGTPPGVSAAPRGAELLGARRRGLQRSQSDLSSRYSASLAESDTFFRYCGLEPDVVEALGRENFSAESDRRALKVRSVSVATSGSGFSRRSGSDEGLQEEELAEQVPSATSVVERNARIIKWLYTCKKAAQAPGQGPQGPA